In Bythopirellula goksoeyrii, a single window of DNA contains:
- a CDS encoding ion transporter gives MSNPNNNSKSVSWRDQWYEVIFEADTPAGRAFDIALLVAILVSVIAVMLDSVDHIRAEHRKLLQGIEWVITILFTLEYIARIACSRRPMGYVLSFYGIIDLLAILPTYLMVLQPVLFHGTHQFAIVRSLRLLRAFRIFKLGHMLSEAKVLRQAVWQSRAKIAVFLSVVIIAVVIVGSMMHVIEGPENGFTSIPQSMYWAVVTMTTVGYGDIAPQTVLGKTVAGAMMILGYSLIIIPTGIVSAELANAANKPATTRLCPECFSEGHDSDAVFCKYCGSRLVS, from the coding sequence TTGTCCAATCCCAACAACAACTCGAAATCGGTTTCATGGCGTGACCAGTGGTACGAGGTCATCTTCGAGGCCGATACGCCTGCCGGACGAGCCTTCGATATTGCATTGCTCGTGGCAATTCTGGTAAGTGTTATCGCGGTGATGCTCGATAGTGTAGATCACATACGCGCTGAACACCGTAAGTTGCTCCAGGGAATAGAGTGGGTCATCACTATTCTGTTCACGCTGGAGTACATTGCACGGATTGCATGCTCGCGTCGGCCAATGGGATATGTGCTGAGTTTCTATGGCATCATCGACCTGCTGGCTATTCTCCCGACTTATTTGATGGTTTTACAGCCTGTGTTGTTTCATGGTACGCATCAATTTGCAATTGTGCGTTCGCTGAGGTTGTTGCGAGCTTTCCGCATTTTCAAGCTCGGTCACATGCTTTCCGAGGCAAAGGTCCTTCGGCAGGCTGTCTGGCAGAGTCGGGCTAAGATTGCCGTGTTTCTTTCAGTCGTGATCATTGCAGTGGTGATCGTCGGCTCGATGATGCATGTGATCGAAGGGCCGGAAAATGGGTTTACGTCAATCCCGCAGAGTATGTACTGGGCGGTCGTGACGATGACGACAGTAGGCTATGGCGATATTGCGCCCCAGACGGTACTTGGAAAGACGGTCGCTGGTGCAATGATGATCTTGGGCTATAGCTTGATCATCATTCCCACCGGGATCGTATCGGCTGAACTCGCCAATGCGGCAAACAAACCAGCGACGACCCGCCTCTGCCCCGAGTGCTTCAGTGAGGGGCATGACTCTGACGCCGTGTTTTGCAAATACTGCGGCAGTCGATTGGTGAGCTGA
- a CDS encoding SpoIIAA family protein — protein MIEPLNHDSKKVLGFKLSGKLHDEDYKTFVPLVDAAIAEEGKVNLLAQFEDFQGWDAHALWDDIKFDTTHCTKFKRIALVGDKKWEEWMAKVCKPFTMAKVKYFDVHQIDDAWKWLDEE, from the coding sequence ATGATCGAACCACTCAACCATGACTCAAAGAAAGTTCTTGGCTTCAAACTTTCAGGAAAACTTCATGACGAAGATTACAAGACGTTTGTTCCCCTCGTGGATGCCGCAATTGCTGAAGAAGGCAAGGTCAACTTGCTTGCCCAGTTCGAAGACTTCCAGGGCTGGGATGCGCATGCTCTGTGGGACGATATCAAATTCGATACTACCCATTGCACTAAATTCAAACGCATCGCTCTGGTGGGTGATAAAAAATGGGAAGAGTGGATGGCTAAGGTCTGCAAACCTTTCACTATGGCGAAAGTTAAGTATTTTGACGTCCACCAGATTGATGACGCTTGGAAGTGGCTTGACGAAGAATAA
- a CDS encoding BatD family protein — protein sequence MRLTTLALLAFCETAATCFAAVDPVVIRVPEPKAWTGERVSFFVDIRVLGSFGGATTFSLPNVPGTIILSVGNASVSSKEIEDKQWFVQTHEFSLFSQTSGKVVIPDFPLRYGKRKGFSGPATEVEGKVPSLSVEIERPPGSNSIGFLITTESLDVSETWDPKPGAAKVGSVFKRTISQHADQVLGMALPPVPNTTTEGIHVYPSNPVVKDNTERGAFEGSRTETLTYLMEKAGTYKMPAIKFVWWNPKSEQLESKELPAVTFEVAASPQSSKTTASEKHNPWAWVLVLITVCAVILAIRAGVNWIFKFYNAPERVATRRLLKACHHNNAKEAYEAWLTVPRAGTSGELNDAIQELASILYSGRTNHPWDGRKLANAFLGSKRETSSRYQAHPHLPPLNP from the coding sequence GTGAGATTGACGACTCTTGCTCTCCTGGCTTTCTGCGAAACCGCCGCCACCTGTTTTGCTGCCGTCGATCCGGTGGTGATCCGCGTGCCTGAACCAAAGGCATGGACGGGTGAACGAGTTTCCTTTTTCGTCGACATCCGCGTCTTAGGTTCATTTGGAGGCGCGACCACATTTTCGCTACCGAATGTGCCTGGCACGATCATCCTAAGTGTTGGCAACGCGAGTGTCTCTTCCAAGGAAATCGAAGACAAGCAATGGTTCGTACAAACGCACGAGTTTAGTCTGTTCTCGCAAACATCGGGCAAGGTAGTGATCCCTGATTTTCCCCTACGCTACGGTAAAAGGAAAGGATTCAGTGGTCCCGCTACTGAGGTGGAGGGCAAGGTTCCTAGTTTGTCGGTCGAGATTGAGCGTCCTCCCGGCAGCAACAGCATCGGATTTCTCATTACCACCGAATCCCTGGATGTCTCGGAAACGTGGGATCCAAAGCCTGGAGCAGCGAAGGTAGGCTCCGTATTCAAACGCACTATCAGCCAACACGCAGATCAAGTGCTTGGCATGGCGCTGCCGCCAGTTCCCAACACCACAACAGAGGGTATCCATGTCTATCCCAGTAATCCCGTGGTGAAGGACAACACCGAGCGGGGGGCATTCGAGGGGTCTCGCACCGAGACACTCACCTATTTGATGGAAAAAGCAGGAACCTACAAAATGCCCGCCATCAAGTTTGTCTGGTGGAATCCCAAGTCTGAGCAGCTTGAATCGAAAGAACTCCCAGCAGTGACGTTTGAAGTCGCCGCCTCACCGCAGAGTTCCAAAACAACAGCAAGCGAAAAACATAATCCATGGGCTTGGGTTCTTGTCCTCATCACGGTCTGTGCTGTAATTCTGGCGATCCGAGCAGGAGTCAACTGGATCTTCAAGTTTTACAATGCCCCTGAGCGAGTTGCTACGCGCCGATTACTCAAGGCATGTCATCATAATAATGCGAAAGAGGCTTACGAAGCATGGCTCACCGTGCCGAGAGCTGGAACCTCTGGCGAGCTGAATGATGCGATTCAAGAATTGGCAAGTATTCTCTATTCTGGACGAACCAACCATCCGTGGGACGGCCGGAAACTGGCGAACGCATTTCTAGGTTCGAAGCGAGAAACCTCTTCTCGATATCAGGCACATCCCCATTTGCCGCCACTGAATCCTTAG
- a CDS encoding tetratricopeptide repeat protein, with protein sequence MKQLPLLIAFSWMGLWYTPDQLGQHYFNCGEFDTAADAFRDPLWKGVAEFRAGDFKQAAQTFSRVNTADGHYNQGNSWVMLGKYEDAVASYDKALEKRPDWKEAQENRKLAQARAKMLEKKGGDMTDGEMGADEFVFDRNKQPDDQFTEVAGGDKLSDAGMQALWLRKVQTRPADFLRSKFAYQDAQRKEGDTP encoded by the coding sequence ATGAAACAACTACCCCTCTTAATCGCCTTCTCCTGGATGGGCCTCTGGTACACTCCCGATCAACTGGGCCAGCACTATTTCAATTGCGGCGAGTTTGACACGGCGGCAGATGCCTTTCGCGATCCGCTTTGGAAGGGGGTCGCAGAATTCCGCGCTGGCGATTTCAAACAAGCCGCGCAAACTTTTTCTCGAGTCAACACGGCCGATGGACACTACAACCAAGGTAATTCCTGGGTAATGCTCGGCAAGTACGAAGACGCCGTAGCGAGCTACGACAAAGCGCTCGAAAAACGTCCCGACTGGAAAGAGGCGCAGGAGAATCGCAAGCTCGCCCAGGCGCGCGCCAAGATGCTGGAGAAAAAAGGAGGAGATATGACTGACGGTGAGATGGGGGCTGACGAATTTGTCTTCGACAGGAATAAGCAACCTGACGACCAGTTTACCGAGGTCGCGGGGGGAGACAAACTCTCCGATGCCGGCATGCAGGCTCTCTGGCTCCGCAAGGTGCAAACCCGTCCGGCCGACTTCCTGCGCTCGAAGTTTGCCTACCAGGATGCGCAACGCAAGGAAGGAGACACACCGTGA
- a CDS encoding vWA domain-containing protein — protein MSGLLTNFHFLRPAWLLLALLAIGLWWLWQRKTDPLQGWRQQIDPELLSALVVGKEANLRATKAQLLAAWLLTVVAIAGPTWRLAPNPFADDATPLVVLLKAEASMNVADPEPSRLERAKLKLADLTAERKGQPLGLIAYAGSAHLVLPPTRDTDVVRQMANEISPEIMPEPGDRLDLALLEAQRILAESETSGSILVIADSIATDLPALSEAAKAVALPIQILAIDSPDSPEQTSILTAAKRIGASVQKFTPDDSDIKKIVQTAARAPLMVAGDESDHWMEMGYYLVPVVALLFLFVFRQETAARGVA, from the coding sequence ATGAGTGGGCTACTCACAAATTTCCATTTCCTCCGCCCCGCCTGGCTGCTGCTGGCGCTATTGGCAATCGGCCTGTGGTGGCTCTGGCAGCGAAAGACCGATCCGTTGCAAGGTTGGCGTCAACAAATCGATCCAGAGCTACTTTCTGCACTCGTAGTAGGAAAGGAAGCCAACTTGCGGGCAACCAAAGCTCAATTGTTGGCTGCTTGGCTGTTGACGGTTGTAGCAATCGCGGGTCCGACCTGGCGGCTGGCGCCTAACCCCTTTGCCGACGATGCCACGCCACTGGTAGTCCTGCTCAAAGCGGAAGCGAGTATGAACGTTGCCGATCCTGAGCCATCGCGACTCGAGCGAGCCAAACTAAAACTCGCCGATCTCACTGCCGAGCGAAAGGGCCAACCACTCGGGCTGATCGCCTACGCCGGAAGTGCCCACTTGGTGCTGCCGCCGACACGAGACACGGATGTCGTTCGGCAGATGGCCAACGAGATTTCGCCAGAGATCATGCCCGAGCCGGGGGATCGACTCGACCTGGCATTGCTCGAGGCTCAACGAATTCTGGCGGAGAGCGAAACGAGTGGGAGCATACTTGTGATCGCCGACTCGATTGCTACCGATCTGCCCGCCCTGTCAGAAGCGGCCAAAGCAGTTGCCCTGCCGATTCAGATTCTCGCCATCGATTCACCAGACTCTCCAGAGCAAACCTCGATACTCACAGCCGCCAAACGCATCGGTGCCTCGGTACAGAAATTTACCCCTGACGATTCCGATATAAAAAAGATCGTGCAAACTGCCGCCCGCGCCCCGCTGATGGTAGCAGGCGACGAATCGGACCACTGGATGGAAATGGGTTACTACCTCGTACCAGTTGTCGCACTGTTGTTCCTATTTGTCTTCCGCCAGGAAACTGCAGCAAGGGGAGTGGCATGA
- a CDS encoding VWA domain-containing protein: MLILSHPWMFLLVPLPWILVKLVPQPPVPSLAVRVPFGKRIKSASSGGGGVEQITRRWGKLIATGLVWLLIVTALAKPQWLEPPIEKTVPTRDLLLLVDLSGSMDHEDFVDKEGMKTDRLTAVKQVVGDFLIHRQGDRVGLVVFGSAPFLQAPFSTDLKLVRSLLDETSVGMAGPRTALGDAIGLGINLFENSDAPVETIIALTDGNDTASQVPPVEAARVAKERDIRIHTVAIGDPQTVGEEKLDEQTLRDVATTAGGKYFFAADREALSHIYDELDKIETRKISEVSHRPRRDLYYWPLLAALLFSLVAKGLQLINRAKLAAPIAKNKLVRVDPLSGKLEVVT, encoded by the coding sequence ATGTTAATCCTTTCTCATCCCTGGATGTTCTTGCTGGTACCGTTGCCTTGGATTCTGGTGAAATTGGTACCTCAACCACCGGTCCCGAGCTTGGCGGTCAGGGTTCCCTTCGGGAAGCGCATCAAGTCGGCAAGTTCTGGTGGCGGCGGAGTCGAACAGATTACTCGCAGATGGGGAAAACTCATTGCAACCGGCTTAGTCTGGTTGCTGATCGTGACCGCCCTGGCTAAGCCCCAATGGCTTGAGCCACCGATCGAGAAGACCGTGCCGACGCGCGATCTATTGCTGCTGGTCGATCTCTCGGGGTCGATGGACCACGAGGATTTCGTCGACAAGGAAGGAATGAAAACCGACCGCCTGACGGCAGTAAAACAGGTAGTGGGTGACTTTTTGATCCACCGCCAGGGGGATCGCGTTGGGTTGGTCGTATTCGGGAGTGCGCCGTTTCTGCAAGCGCCCTTTTCCACGGATCTGAAACTCGTGAGGAGCTTGCTCGATGAAACCTCGGTTGGGATGGCGGGACCTCGCACTGCCCTGGGAGATGCAATCGGGCTTGGAATCAATCTGTTCGAGAACAGTGACGCCCCAGTCGAAACGATCATCGCGCTCACGGATGGGAATGACACGGCCAGCCAAGTGCCCCCTGTGGAAGCCGCCAGGGTGGCCAAGGAGCGCGACATCCGTATCCACACCGTCGCGATCGGTGATCCACAAACTGTCGGCGAAGAGAAACTCGATGAACAAACTCTCCGCGATGTTGCAACCACTGCCGGTGGCAAGTATTTCTTCGCAGCCGACCGTGAGGCACTAAGCCACATTTACGACGAACTCGATAAAATCGAAACCCGGAAAATCAGCGAAGTGAGTCATCGTCCGCGGCGGGATCTCTACTATTGGCCCCTGCTTGCCGCACTGCTGTTCTCGCTCGTAGCCAAAGGACTTCAACTAATCAACAGAGCGAAACTAGCCGCACCGATAGCTAAGAACAAACTCGTTCGTGTTGACCCACTCTCGGGCAAACTGGAGGTGGTCACATGA
- a CDS encoding DUF4381 domain-containing protein has translation MDDDTNLDRLHDIELPPEVAAWPLALGWWVLIVAILALASYIGYTLWKRWQANAYRREALRDLESAEDVAAICEILRRCALAFTPRNTIAAMTGDNWVNWLYERSPEETPSDIRRLLVSGPYIAQPPTGSEEMLRDYTAHWIEHHQICDSNSS, from the coding sequence ATGGACGACGACACCAACCTAGATCGCTTGCACGACATCGAGTTGCCACCCGAGGTGGCTGCCTGGCCGCTGGCATTAGGCTGGTGGGTTCTGATCGTGGCGATACTGGCGCTGGCAAGCTACATTGGCTACACGCTATGGAAACGTTGGCAGGCCAATGCGTACCGCCGCGAAGCCCTACGTGATCTTGAATCCGCGGAAGACGTCGCCGCGATCTGTGAAATCCTCAGGCGTTGTGCGCTGGCATTTACACCGAGAAATACCATCGCAGCAATGACGGGCGACAACTGGGTAAACTGGCTCTACGAAAGATCTCCTGAAGAGACCCCTTCCGATATCCGTCGTCTGTTAGTTTCTGGACCCTATATCGCTCAGCCTCCGACTGGATCGGAGGAGATGCTTCGCGACTACACTGCGCATTGGATTGAACACCACCAAATTTGCGATAGTAATTCTAGCTGA
- a CDS encoding DUF58 domain-containing protein has translation MAGQTTITLEDMVRLKAKAHGYSFLPRQPVTSLLAGRHASRLRGRGLSFEELRRYQQGDDIRSIDWKATARLRETQVRVYSEERERPVLLLVDQRSTMFFGSRRCMKSVAAAELAALAAWRTLRTGDRVGGIVFNDAAMVEVRPHRSQTRVLHLLNEIARQNQLLASKEPPTGNTSLNDALNSALRFAKHDYLVVLISDLNGADQETQRLTTLLQAHNDVLIAAVYDPLGASLQSQPGMVAASGKEQFELPLGTFFEEAFQHSFTEILDRWMTIFRGLRIPIMPISTAFPIADQLRDLFGRHSATH, from the coding sequence ATGGCTGGCCAGACAACGATCACGCTGGAAGACATGGTTCGCCTTAAAGCGAAAGCTCACGGATACTCGTTTCTCCCCCGACAGCCCGTGACATCCTTGCTCGCAGGGCGCCACGCTTCGCGTCTTCGCGGACGCGGCCTCTCCTTCGAGGAATTGCGCCGCTACCAACAAGGCGACGACATCCGCTCGATCGATTGGAAAGCCACCGCTCGACTCCGCGAGACACAGGTTCGCGTCTACAGCGAAGAACGCGAACGGCCTGTTCTGCTGCTGGTTGATCAGCGTAGCACGATGTTCTTTGGGAGTCGGCGGTGCATGAAATCGGTCGCGGCGGCGGAACTCGCAGCACTGGCTGCTTGGAGGACATTGCGTACCGGAGACCGTGTGGGCGGAATCGTATTCAACGATGCTGCGATGGTCGAAGTGCGTCCCCATCGGAGTCAGACACGCGTGTTGCACTTGCTGAATGAGATCGCACGACAAAACCAACTGCTCGCTAGCAAGGAACCACCGACCGGAAATACATCGCTCAACGACGCTCTCAATTCGGCCCTTCGATTTGCAAAGCACGACTACTTGGTGGTGTTGATCAGCGACTTGAATGGAGCAGACCAAGAAACCCAGCGACTCACTACGCTGCTGCAAGCTCACAACGATGTCTTGATCGCCGCTGTTTACGATCCCCTGGGAGCCTCGCTCCAGTCGCAACCCGGGATGGTGGCGGCAAGTGGTAAGGAGCAGTTTGAGTTGCCGCTCGGAACGTTTTTTGAAGAAGCTTTCCAGCATTCGTTCACGGAAATTCTAGACCGATGGATGACTATTTTCCGGGGTCTCCGAATTCCCATCATGCCCATCTCCACCGCCTTTCCCATCGCAGACCAACTACGCGACCTGTTCGGCCGACACTCTGCTACGCACTAA
- a CDS encoding AAA family ATPase: protein MTPREAINQIQIAMNEAIIGQETVVERMLLALLANGHVLMEGLPGVAKTRSIKTLSNLVNSDFSRVQFTPDLLPSDVTGSEIYREQNGTFEFQQGPIFGNLILADEINRAPAKVQAALLEAMEERQVTVAGKTHNLPALFLVLATQNPIEQEGTYPLPEAQMDRFLLYVNVPYPPAADEAAIMRLVRAEKTGNAAEPPPKIEQDLIFAARKEVGSIHVADAAEKYMVDLVIASREPQRYGGDLEKWIRLGASPRGTIALDAAARAHAWLHDQDFVSPENIRAVAPACLAHRLHLSYEAEAIGKTRNDVVEKLLEAVVPV, encoded by the coding sequence ATGACTCCTCGCGAAGCAATCAATCAGATCCAAATTGCCATGAACGAGGCGATCATTGGTCAGGAGACGGTTGTCGAACGAATGCTCCTGGCACTGCTCGCAAATGGCCACGTCCTCATGGAAGGCCTACCCGGGGTAGCCAAGACGCGTTCGATCAAGACGCTATCCAACCTGGTGAATAGTGATTTTAGTCGGGTGCAGTTCACACCCGATTTGCTGCCATCCGACGTTACCGGCTCGGAAATCTATCGCGAACAAAATGGCACCTTTGAATTCCAACAGGGCCCCATCTTCGGCAATCTGATCTTGGCTGATGAGATCAACCGTGCTCCTGCCAAGGTACAGGCGGCGCTTCTGGAGGCGATGGAGGAACGCCAGGTCACCGTGGCTGGAAAAACTCACAATCTGCCAGCCTTGTTCCTGGTGCTAGCAACTCAGAACCCGATCGAGCAAGAGGGGACCTACCCGCTGCCCGAAGCGCAGATGGATCGCTTTCTACTTTATGTGAACGTCCCCTATCCTCCCGCTGCAGACGAAGCGGCGATCATGCGTCTCGTGCGTGCAGAGAAAACGGGCAACGCTGCCGAGCCCCCACCGAAGATCGAGCAAGACCTCATCTTTGCGGCGCGCAAGGAAGTTGGCTCGATCCATGTGGCCGACGCTGCTGAGAAGTACATGGTCGATCTAGTGATCGCCAGTCGAGAACCGCAGCGCTACGGCGGTGACCTGGAAAAATGGATCCGCCTTGGTGCCAGTCCGCGGGGTACAATCGCCCTGGATGCCGCTGCCCGTGCTCACGCCTGGTTGCACGACCAGGATTTTGTCTCTCCTGAGAATATTCGAGCGGTTGCTCCTGCCTGTTTAGCGCATCGACTCCATTTGAGCTACGAAGCCGAAGCCATTGGCAAGACGCGCAACGACGTTGTCGAAAAACTCCTTGAAGCCGTGGTCCCCGTGTGA
- a CDS encoding arylsulfatase: MRKILNSLTVLSLLLLAANLHAQQDSKPNILVIFGDDIGQTNVSAYTMGLVGYRTPNIDSIARDGMIFTDYYAEQSCTAGRSTFLTGQCTYRTGLSKVGLPGADLGLQKEDPTVAELLKPHGYATGQFGKNHLGDKDEFLPSNHGFDEFFGNLYHLNAEEEPENRNYPQDPEFRKKFGPRGVIHSTADGKIEDTGPLTKKRMETVDDETSDAAVDFIERQVKADKPFFCWWNATRMHFRTHVRDSLRDEPGLTARTEYADGMLEHDGDVGKLLKKLDELGIADNTIVLYTTDNGPHKNSWPDAGLSPFRNEKNSNWEGAFRVPAMIRWPGKIKAGSVSNEIVSGLDWLPTFLAAVGDTDIKEKLKQGYQAAGKSFKVHLDGYNILPYLTGKEEKSPRKEFFYFNDDGQIVGLRFENWKLVFLEQRVPGTLKVWAEPFTPLRLPLMFDLRADPYEQANITSNTYYDWLLDHAFLLVPAQQFTGNFLKTFQDFPPRQEPSSFNLDDVMRKLSEATK, translated from the coding sequence ATGAGAAAAATACTGAATTCTCTCACTGTGCTGAGCTTGCTGCTGCTGGCAGCCAACCTTCATGCTCAGCAGGACAGCAAGCCGAACATCCTCGTGATCTTTGGCGACGACATTGGGCAGACGAACGTCTCTGCCTACACCATGGGACTGGTCGGCTATCGCACACCGAATATCGATAGCATTGCCAGAGACGGCATGATCTTCACCGATTACTATGCCGAGCAGAGTTGCACGGCAGGCCGCTCGACATTTCTCACAGGACAGTGCACTTACCGCACAGGTCTTTCCAAGGTTGGGTTACCTGGAGCCGACCTCGGCTTACAGAAAGAAGATCCCACAGTCGCCGAATTGCTAAAGCCTCATGGCTATGCGACTGGTCAGTTTGGTAAGAATCACCTGGGTGATAAGGATGAATTCTTGCCTTCCAATCACGGATTCGATGAGTTCTTTGGCAATCTCTATCACCTCAATGCCGAAGAAGAACCTGAGAACCGCAACTATCCACAAGACCCTGAATTTCGCAAGAAGTTCGGCCCTCGTGGCGTCATCCATTCAACGGCGGACGGTAAAATCGAAGATACTGGTCCGCTTACTAAGAAGCGGATGGAGACCGTCGATGACGAAACTTCTGATGCAGCCGTCGACTTCATCGAGCGTCAGGTGAAGGCCGACAAGCCTTTCTTCTGCTGGTGGAATGCCACTCGAATGCACTTCCGTACGCATGTGCGAGACTCACTACGCGACGAGCCTGGCCTGACCGCCCGGACCGAGTATGCAGACGGCATGCTCGAACACGATGGTGACGTTGGCAAGTTGCTTAAAAAGCTCGATGAACTCGGCATCGCTGACAATACCATTGTGCTCTACACGACAGACAATGGCCCCCACAAGAATAGTTGGCCAGATGCTGGATTGAGTCCTTTCCGTAATGAGAAAAACTCCAACTGGGAAGGTGCTTTCCGCGTACCGGCAATGATCCGTTGGCCTGGAAAAATCAAGGCGGGAAGCGTTTCCAATGAAATCGTAAGTGGTCTCGACTGGTTGCCGACGTTTCTGGCGGCGGTTGGAGATACAGACATCAAAGAGAAACTCAAGCAGGGCTATCAGGCCGCTGGAAAATCCTTCAAAGTCCACCTGGATGGCTACAATATTTTGCCTTATCTCACTGGCAAAGAAGAGAAGTCTCCACGCAAGGAATTCTTCTACTTCAATGACGATGGTCAGATTGTCGGGTTGCGCTTTGAGAACTGGAAACTCGTTTTCCTGGAACAACGAGTACCGGGCACCCTGAAAGTTTGGGCCGAGCCTTTTACTCCGCTGAGACTTCCCTTGATGTTCGACTTAAGGGCGGATCCTTATGAGCAGGCCAATATCACTTCGAATACTTATTACGATTGGCTGCTGGACCATGCGTTCTTATTGGTCCCTGCCCAGCAGTTTACAGGAAATTTCTTGAAAACGTTTCAAGATTTTCCACCACGCCAGGAGCCTTCGAGTTTCAACCTTGATGATGTGATGAGGAAGCTCTCAGAAGCTACCAAATAG
- a CDS encoding LamG domain-containing protein — protein sequence MPEFTAPSLGKKSNHVTIELEVDEHANGVLYALGGAAGSLTCYLDDGYLVFEYILFIIERYIVRSEIPLAAGKHTIVIDTILEKPGAPLTVAMDVDGQNVANITTKRSVPSAFSASETFDVGIDLGSPVSRDYFDRAPLEFTDDIVTMNVTLHK from the coding sequence ATGCCAGAGTTCACAGCACCGAGTCTGGGCAAGAAAAGCAATCATGTCACTATCGAGTTGGAAGTCGACGAACATGCCAACGGTGTGCTGTACGCACTCGGCGGCGCAGCTGGCAGTCTGACTTGCTATCTGGACGATGGCTACTTGGTCTTCGAATACATCCTGTTCATCATCGAGCGGTACATTGTCCGATCCGAGATACCCCTTGCAGCTGGGAAGCATACTATCGTCATCGACACAATACTTGAGAAGCCAGGCGCACCACTCACGGTGGCCATGGATGTAGATGGACAAAATGTCGCCAACATAACAACCAAGCGTTCAGTCCCCTCGGCTTTCAGTGCCAGTGAGACGTTCGATGTCGGTATCGATCTCGGCTCGCCGGTTTCTCGCGACTATTTTGATCGAGCTCCCTTAGAATTCACAGACGACATAGTGACCATGAACGTAACACTTCACAAGTGA
- a CDS encoding linear amide C-N hydrolase, whose translation MNELDPCQVTHVAFRLALVFALFSAQAKACTRAVYLGPEDTIITVRSMDWASDIGTNLWIFPRGINRNGACGPKSITWTSKYGSVIATAFDAATADGMNEKGLVASLLYLAESEYPQPTTNEARPPLCISVWSQYVLDQFASVAEAVEAIRKEPFYVVPVMSPDGHEGTVHLAISDPTGDSAIFEYIGGKLVIHHGKEYQVMTNSPIYDKQLALNEYWQEIGGTTMLPGTNRAADRFVRASFYINAVPQTAKIEDAIASCFGVIRNASVPLGISTPGQPNISSTRWRSVSDHKNKRYYFESTLSPSIFWIDVEDLDFQASAPVKKLTISDGAIFSANVTKDFQDTEPFEFLPAKIQ comes from the coding sequence ATGAATGAACTTGATCCCTGCCAAGTGACACACGTCGCTTTTCGCCTCGCTTTGGTCTTTGCCTTGTTCTCTGCTCAAGCCAAAGCTTGTACCCGCGCTGTCTATCTTGGCCCGGAAGATACCATCATCACAGTACGCAGTATGGATTGGGCTTCGGATATCGGCACCAACTTATGGATTTTTCCTAGAGGCATTAATCGCAACGGTGCCTGCGGACCCAAGTCGATCACCTGGACTTCAAAGTATGGCAGCGTCATTGCCACTGCATTCGATGCCGCCACAGCCGACGGCATGAACGAAAAAGGGCTGGTCGCGAGTCTGCTCTACCTCGCTGAGTCCGAATACCCCCAGCCCACAACAAACGAGGCGAGACCACCGCTATGCATCTCCGTTTGGTCGCAGTATGTTCTTGATCAATTCGCCTCCGTCGCGGAAGCGGTGGAGGCCATACGCAAGGAGCCTTTTTATGTTGTACCGGTCATGTCGCCGGATGGACACGAGGGAACCGTACACCTTGCTATTTCCGACCCCACTGGAGATTCGGCAATATTCGAGTATATCGGCGGTAAATTGGTAATCCACCACGGTAAGGAGTATCAAGTGATGACCAATTCACCGATCTACGACAAGCAGCTTGCGCTGAACGAATACTGGCAGGAGATCGGTGGCACGACCATGCTGCCCGGCACAAACCGCGCGGCCGATCGCTTTGTCCGCGCCTCGTTCTATATCAATGCAGTTCCCCAGACCGCCAAGATCGAAGACGCTATTGCAAGCTGTTTTGGTGTGATTCGCAATGCTTCGGTTCCCTTGGGAATTTCCACTCCTGGTCAGCCGAACATTTCCTCAACACGCTGGCGAAGCGTCTCTGACCACAAGAACAAACGCTACTACTTCGAATCCACTCTTAGCCCGAGCATTTTCTGGATCGATGTGGAAGATTTGGATTTCCAAGCATCAGCCCCGGTGAAGAAGCTTACCATCAGCGATGGGGCGATCTTCTCGGCTAACGTTACAAAGGATTTTCAAGATACCGAACCCTTTGAATTTTTGCCTGCGAAGATTCAATAA